In Sphingomonas sp. SORGH_AS_0950, the following are encoded in one genomic region:
- a CDS encoding S9 family peptidase, whose amino-acid sequence MKTLLTLSLLLAAGPVAAQDVPDRIARSLALREQWQWLTRDIASPAEWDADGRHFHYRKTVAGGFAFVDVDATSRAKAPAFDAAALAPALARVMGKPIAPLRLPFDHFAYTPDRSAITFSIGYEDGVTYRCVLARPACTVVPPENPGRPRGFGVVRDLRVPADNHPRLSPGGRLEALVLDDNLVVREAGGGKELWRSQDGSPANFYDPETIAWSPDGQHIALQRVRPGYPRMVTRVLAAPPGKVQPEVVQQLYPKPGDAVDQEAPVLFRVADGKRTEIDPSLFANAYTLSAPTWRADGKSFAFDDLKRGFGEAKIIAVDADTGKAHAAVTETAKTFVFRDRIWSHDVKDRGREILWASERDGWRHLYMIDGTTGRIVRQITKGQWIVRDIAKVDDDKRQIWFSASGFVPGEDPYYKQWFRVDFDGRNLTRLTRENATHEVRFSPDMTTYVDVYSRTDLPETMELHDARDGRLIQTLEKGDITALAAAGFRPPERFSAKGRDGKTDIYGLVVRPRDYDPAKRYPVIENIYAGPHDSFVPKAFWPFGGFSGGDKVMGMQQLADLGFIVVMIDGMGTANRSKAFHDVAWKNLADSGFPDRIAWMKALAAKDPAVDLSRVGIYGGSAGGQSTLNALLFHPDFYKAGVAYAGCFDNRMDKIDWNEQWLGYPVDQSYLDASGVVHAHQLQGKLMLVVGEQDSNVDPASTTQVVDALIKADKDFDLLVIPGGEHTAGRSSGPVAYAMRRQYAFFLKALRGEE is encoded by the coding sequence TTGAAGACCCTGCTGACGCTTTCGCTGTTGCTCGCCGCCGGTCCGGTCGCCGCGCAGGACGTGCCCGACCGCATCGCCAGGTCGCTGGCCCTTCGCGAGCAATGGCAATGGCTGACCCGCGACATCGCCTCCCCCGCCGAGTGGGACGCGGACGGACGGCATTTCCATTATCGCAAGACGGTGGCGGGCGGCTTCGCCTTCGTCGATGTGGACGCAACCAGCCGCGCCAAGGCCCCCGCCTTCGACGCCGCCGCGCTCGCCCCCGCACTGGCCAGGGTCATGGGCAAGCCGATCGCACCGCTCCGCCTGCCCTTCGATCATTTCGCCTATACGCCCGATCGTTCGGCGATCACCTTCAGCATCGGCTATGAGGACGGCGTCACCTATCGCTGCGTCCTCGCCCGGCCCGCCTGCACCGTCGTCCCGCCGGAAAACCCCGGCCGCCCGCGCGGCTTCGGCGTGGTGCGCGACCTGCGCGTGCCCGCCGACAACCATCCCCGCCTCTCGCCCGGCGGCAGGCTGGAGGCGCTGGTCCTCGACGACAATCTGGTCGTGCGCGAGGCCGGGGGCGGCAAGGAATTGTGGCGGTCCCAGGACGGCAGCCCCGCCAATTTCTACGATCCCGAGACGATCGCCTGGAGCCCGGACGGCCAGCATATCGCGCTCCAGCGCGTCCGCCCCGGCTATCCCCGCATGGTCACCCGCGTCCTCGCCGCGCCGCCGGGCAAGGTCCAGCCCGAGGTCGTCCAGCAACTCTATCCCAAGCCCGGCGACGCGGTGGATCAGGAGGCACCCGTCCTGTTCCGCGTCGCCGACGGCAAGCGGACCGAGATCGACCCGTCGCTGTTCGCAAATGCCTATACCCTGTCGGCCCCGACCTGGCGGGCGGATGGCAAGAGCTTCGCCTTCGACGATCTGAAGCGCGGCTTCGGCGAGGCGAAGATCATCGCGGTCGATGCCGATACCGGCAAGGCGCATGCCGCCGTGACCGAAACCGCGAAGACCTTCGTCTTTCGCGACCGCATCTGGTCGCATGACGTGAAGGATAGGGGCCGCGAGATTCTCTGGGCGTCGGAGCGGGACGGCTGGCGGCATCTCTATATGATCGACGGCACGACCGGCCGGATCGTTCGCCAGATCACCAAGGGCCAATGGATCGTCCGCGACATCGCCAAGGTCGATGACGACAAGCGCCAGATCTGGTTCTCGGCCAGCGGCTTCGTGCCCGGCGAAGACCCTTATTACAAGCAATGGTTCCGGGTCGATTTCGACGGCCGCAACCTGACCCGGCTGACCCGGGAGAATGCGACGCACGAGGTCCGCTTCTCCCCCGACATGACGACCTATGTGGACGTCTATTCGCGCACCGACCTGCCGGAGACGATGGAACTGCACGACGCGCGCGACGGTCGCCTGATCCAGACTTTGGAAAAGGGCGACATCACCGCACTGGCCGCCGCCGGATTCCGCCCGCCCGAACGCTTCTCCGCCAAGGGGCGTGACGGGAAGACCGATATTTACGGCCTGGTCGTCCGCCCGCGCGATTACGATCCCGCCAAGCGCTATCCGGTGATCGAGAATATCTATGCCGGGCCGCATGACAGTTTCGTGCCCAAGGCGTTCTGGCCGTTCGGCGGATTTTCCGGCGGCGACAAGGTCATGGGGATGCAGCAGCTCGCCGATCTGGGCTTCATCGTGGTGATGATCGACGGCATGGGCACCGCCAACCGCTCCAAGGCGTTCCACGACGTCGCCTGGAAGAACCTGGCCGATAGCGGCTTTCCCGACCGAATCGCCTGGATGAAGGCGCTGGCGGCGAAGGACCCCGCCGTCGACCTTTCCCGCGTCGGCATCTATGGCGGCTCGGCGGGCGGACAGAGCACGCTGAACGCGCTGCTGTTCCACCCCGATTTCTACAAGGCCGGGGTCGCCTATGCCGGGTGTTTCGACAACCGGATGGACAAGATCGACTGGAACGAACAATGGCTCGGCTATCCGGTCGACCAGAGCTATCTGGACGCCTCGGGCGTGGTCCATGCGCACCAGTTGCAGGGCAAGCTGATGCTGGTCGTCGGCGAGCAGGATTCCAATGTCGATCCCGCCAGCACGACCCAGGTGGTCGATGCGCTGATCAAGGCGGACAAGGATTTCGACCTGCTGGTCATCCCCGGCGGCGAGCATACCGCCGGGCGCAGCAGCGGCCCGGTGGCCTATGCGATGCGGCGGCAATATGCCTTCTTCCTGAAGGCGTTGCGCGGGGAGGAATAG
- a CDS encoding DUF1636 domain-containing protein, whose product MLKPAANGPAVVACNTCRLSDDAREDAEGRRGGALLVEALRAVKASDPAYADVAVEEMPCLFACQSFCTVHLRCPGKVGYVMGKFAPDEEAARAILDYARAYADSDWGQVPYKQWPQGVKGHFLTRTPPEGFIVE is encoded by the coding sequence ATGCTGAAACCCGCCGCGAACGGTCCCGCCGTGGTCGCCTGCAACACCTGTCGCCTGTCCGACGATGCGCGCGAGGACGCCGAAGGGCGGCGCGGCGGCGCGCTGCTGGTCGAGGCGTTGCGCGCGGTGAAAGCCTCCGACCCGGCCTATGCGGATGTGGCGGTCGAGGAGATGCCCTGCCTCTTTGCCTGCCAGTCCTTCTGCACGGTCCATCTTCGCTGCCCCGGCAAGGTCGGCTATGTGATGGGCAAATTCGCCCCCGACGAGGAGGCCGCGCGTGCGATCCTGGACTATGCGCGCGCCTATGCCGACAGCGATTGGGGACAGGTGCCGTACAAGCAATGGCCGCAAGGGGTGAAGGGCCATTTCCTGACCCGCACGCCGCCCGAGGGATTCATCGTCGAATGA
- the cobT gene encoding nicotinate-nucleotide--dimethylbenzimidazole phosphoribosyltransferase, with protein MSAFPTIASFETTLAVLPAPDTGARDAAARRQGQLTKPPGSLGRLEDIAIFLAGWQGRERPRIDRGRAVIFAGNHGVVARGVSAFPAEVTAQMVANFAAGGAAINALAAAAGLDLSVVPLDLDRPTVDFTTGPAMSEAECLAALSAGAAAVGDADLLVLGEMGIGNTTPAAALAAASFGGDPADWVGPGTGVDARGLSRKATVVAEGLALHHEHLTSAFELLRRLGGREIAAMAGAILTARTRGVPVVLDGFIGTAAIAPLALVNPAITAHCLAGHCSAEPGHIRLLDRLDLAPILSLNMRLGEASGAAVAVQVIRAALAAHDGMATFAEAGVASA; from the coding sequence ATGAGCGCTTTCCCGACCATCGCCAGCTTCGAGACGACCCTGGCCGTGTTGCCCGCGCCGGATACCGGCGCGCGCGACGCCGCCGCGCGGCGGCAGGGACAGCTGACCAAGCCGCCGGGCTCGCTCGGACGGCTGGAGGACATCGCGATCTTCCTGGCCGGATGGCAGGGGCGCGAGCGGCCCCGGATCGATCGCGGTCGCGCGGTGATCTTCGCGGGCAATCACGGCGTGGTCGCGCGCGGGGTCAGCGCCTTTCCGGCGGAAGTGACCGCGCAGATGGTCGCCAATTTCGCCGCCGGGGGCGCCGCGATCAACGCGCTGGCCGCCGCCGCCGGGCTGGACCTGTCGGTCGTGCCGCTCGACCTCGACCGGCCGACGGTCGACTTCACCACCGGCCCGGCGATGAGCGAGGCGGAATGCCTGGCCGCGCTGTCGGCGGGGGCGGCGGCGGTCGGCGATGCCGACCTGCTGGTGCTGGGCGAGATGGGGATCGGCAACACCACCCCCGCCGCCGCGCTGGCCGCCGCCAGTTTCGGGGGCGATCCCGCCGACTGGGTCGGTCCCGGCACCGGGGTGGATGCACGCGGCCTGTCGCGCAAGGCGACGGTGGTGGCCGAGGGGCTGGCGCTGCACCACGAGCATCTGACCAGCGCGTTCGAGCTGCTGCGCCGTCTGGGCGGGCGGGAGATCGCGGCGATGGCGGGGGCGATCCTGACGGCACGCACCCGCGGCGTGCCGGTGGTGCTGGACGGCTTCATCGGCACCGCCGCGATCGCGCCGCTGGCGCTGGTCAATCCCGCGATCACCGCCCATTGCCTGGCGGGCCATTGCTCGGCGGAGCCCGGCCATATCCGGCTGCTCGACCGGCTGGACCTTGCGCCGATCCTGTCGCTGAACATGCGGCTGGGCGAGGCGAGCGGTGCGGCGGTGGCGGTCCAGGTCATCCGCGCGGCGCTGGCGGCGCATGACGGCATGGCGACCTTTGCCGAGGCGGGCGTGGCGAGCGCGTGA
- a CDS encoding histidine phosphatase family protein gives MSAFRLHLLRHGEPEAAGRMLGRTDSPATVEGIAACAARGRDLAVTRRISSDLSRARACAEAIGPATVDPRWRELDFGDWDGLAPEAIDRTALGRFWDDPDAAPPPGGERWSDLVARVAAAIAELPPEPTLVVTHGGAMRAALHILCGFDRRAVWAFALPYASLLTLEVWDGRPRAAQVTGLVTA, from the coding sequence GTGAGCGCGTTTCGCCTGCATCTGCTTCGGCATGGCGAGCCCGAGGCGGCGGGGCGGATGCTGGGGCGGACCGACAGTCCGGCGACGGTCGAGGGCATCGCCGCCTGCGCCGCGCGGGGACGCGATCTGGCGGTGACCCGGCGGATCAGTTCGGACCTGTCGCGCGCGCGCGCCTGTGCCGAGGCGATCGGACCCGCCACGGTCGATCCCCGCTGGCGGGAACTGGATTTCGGCGACTGGGACGGGCTGGCGCCCGAAGCGATCGACCGGACCGCGCTCGGCCGGTTCTGGGACGATCCCGATGCCGCCCCCCCGCCGGGCGGGGAGCGCTGGTCCGATCTCGTCGCGCGCGTCGCGGCGGCCATCGCCGAGCTGCCGCCCGAACCGACGCTGGTCGTCACCCATGGCGGCGCGATGCGCGCGGCGCTGCATATCCTGTGCGGGTTCGACCGCCGCGCCGTCTGGGCCTTTGCGCTGCCCTATGCCAGCCTGTTGACGCTGGAGGTATGGGACGGCCGCCCCCGTGCGGCGCAGGTGACGGGACTGGTCACGGCATGA
- the cobS gene encoding adenosylcobinamide-GDP ribazoletransferase produces MKALILALGFLTRLPMPRVAADEADFAAAIRLYPVAGLVVGTIVAGAAWLGQHIDPWAGALAGLAAWVWVTGALHLDGLADLADGLGAAHGDRSRLLAVMAEPQIGSFGVVALVMQLLAKLVLLHAMPARAWPMLALIPAAARVGPLVWARVLPPLRPGGLGALVARAVRPFDMIAWLLAAILLGLACPPIAVTPLLILPLSFWFRRRLGGVTGDVHGAGIELTETGLLIVALLYLAS; encoded by the coding sequence ATGAAAGCGCTGATCCTTGCGCTCGGTTTCCTGACCCGCCTGCCCATGCCGCGCGTCGCAGCGGACGAGGCGGATTTCGCGGCGGCGATCCGGCTCTATCCGGTCGCCGGGCTGGTCGTCGGGACGATCGTCGCGGGGGCGGCGTGGCTCGGCCAGCATATCGATCCCTGGGCGGGGGCGCTGGCGGGGCTGGCGGCCTGGGTCTGGGTGACGGGGGCGCTGCATCTCGACGGGCTGGCGGACCTGGCCGACGGGCTGGGCGCGGCGCATGGCGACCGGTCGCGGCTGCTGGCGGTGATGGCCGAGCCGCAGATCGGCAGCTTCGGCGTCGTGGCGCTCGTCATGCAGCTTCTCGCCAAGCTGGTGCTGCTCCACGCAATGCCCGCGCGCGCCTGGCCGATGCTCGCGCTGATCCCGGCGGCGGCGCGGGTCGGGCCGCTGGTCTGGGCGCGCGTCCTGCCGCCGTTGCGCCCCGGCGGGCTGGGGGCGCTGGTGGCGCGCGCGGTGCGGCCGTTCGACATGATCGCCTGGCTGCTGGCGGCGATCCTATTGGGTCTGGCCTGTCCGCCCATCGCCGTCACGCCGCTGCTGATCCTGCCGCTGTCGTTCTGGTTCCGGCGAAGGCTGGGCGGCGTGACCGGCGATGTGCACGGCGCCGGCATCGAGCTGACCGAGACCGGCCTGCTGATCGTCGCCCTCCTCTATCTGGCGTCCTGA
- a CDS encoding cobyric acid synthase — translation MAGVMIQGTGSDVGKSVLVAGLCRVFANRGLTVRPFKPQNMSNNAAATPQGGEIGRAQATQAMAARVEPHVDMNPVLLKPQGDRSSQLIVRGQVRGMLPASKWREGRIELLPEVVECYRRLEADCDLVIVEGAGSPAEVNLRSGDIANMGFARAANVPVVLAGDIDRGGVIASLVGTKAVIDPADAAMIRGFLVNKFRGDPALFADGMALIARHTGWHSLGLIPWLADARRLPSEDAVALERPAAGTGGRVVIACPITPRIANFDDLDPLRLEPQVDLVMVRPGQPIPDAAMIVLAGSKTTIADLAFVRAQGWDIDIAAHHRRGRPVLGLCGGYQMLGQRVADPDGVEGPAGSVAGLGLLDVETVLTGEKTVRPVTGEALGAAFSGYEIHLGRTEGPDATRPVGHLADGRAEGAMSADGLVAGSYVHGLLGEAGQRAAWLARIGVAGAGPDHRADVDAALDAIAAVLEAHVDCDALLRIAQDAR, via the coding sequence ATGGCTGGCGTGATGATCCAGGGCACCGGGTCGGATGTCGGCAAGTCGGTGCTGGTGGCGGGGCTGTGCCGGGTCTTCGCCAATCGCGGGCTGACCGTCCGCCCGTTCAAGCCGCAGAATATGAGCAACAACGCCGCCGCCACCCCGCAAGGCGGCGAGATCGGCCGGGCGCAGGCGACCCAGGCGATGGCGGCGCGGGTCGAACCGCATGTCGACATGAACCCGGTGCTGCTCAAGCCGCAGGGCGATCGCAGCTCGCAACTGATCGTGCGCGGGCAGGTGCGCGGGATGCTGCCCGCGTCGAAGTGGCGCGAGGGGCGGATCGAGCTGCTCCCCGAAGTGGTGGAATGCTATCGACGGTTGGAGGCGGATTGCGACCTCGTCATCGTCGAGGGCGCGGGCTCGCCCGCCGAGGTCAATCTGCGCAGCGGCGATATCGCCAATATGGGCTTTGCGCGCGCGGCGAACGTGCCCGTGGTGCTGGCCGGAGACATCGACCGGGGCGGGGTGATCGCGTCGCTGGTGGGGACCAAGGCGGTCATCGACCCGGCCGATGCCGCGATGATCCGGGGCTTTCTGGTCAACAAGTTTCGCGGCGACCCGGCGCTGTTCGCCGATGGCATGGCGCTGATCGCCCGGCATACCGGCTGGCATTCGCTGGGGCTGATCCCCTGGCTGGCGGACGCGCGCCGCCTGCCGAGCGAGGATGCGGTGGCGCTGGAGCGGCCCGCCGCCGGGACCGGGGGGCGGGTGGTCATCGCCTGTCCGATCACCCCGCGCATCGCCAATTTCGACGATCTCGATCCGCTGCGCCTCGAACCTCAAGTCGATCTGGTCATGGTCCGTCCCGGCCAACCGATTCCCGATGCCGCGATGATCGTGCTGGCGGGATCGAAGACGACCATCGCCGACCTGGCCTTCGTCCGCGCGCAGGGGTGGGATATCGACATCGCCGCGCACCACCGGCGCGGGCGGCCGGTACTTGGCCTGTGCGGCGGCTATCAGATGCTCGGGCAGCGGGTGGCCGATCCGGATGGCGTCGAGGGCCCGGCGGGCAGCGTCGCGGGGCTGGGGCTGCTGGATGTCGAGACGGTGCTGACCGGCGAAAAGACGGTGCGGCCGGTAACGGGCGAGGCGCTGGGCGCGGCCTTTTCCGGTTATGAGATTCACCTTGGCCGGACTGAGGGGCCGGATGCCACACGTCCCGTCGGGCACCTCGCCGATGGCCGGGCGGAGGGTGCGATGAGCGCCGACGGGCTGGTCGCGGGCAGCTATGTCCATGGTCTGCTGGGCGAGGCGGGGCAGCGCGCGGCGTGGCTGGCGCGGATCGGCGTGGCGGGGGCGGGGCCCGATCACCGCGCCGATGTGGACGCCGCGCTCGACGCCATCGCCGCCGTGCTGGAGGCGCATGTCGATTGCGACGCGCTGTTGCGGATCGCTCAGGACGCCAGATAG
- the cbiB gene encoding adenosylcobinamide-phosphate synthase CbiB: MADPIALVALALDAAIGWPDRLYAWVGHPVGGFARFLNACERHGNRPDRSEATRRALGVATILGLIALTGAAAWWLDREAHLLFGRWGWIASAVLAWPALAQRSLYGHVRPVADALMRGDLPAARSAVARVVGRDTQRLDQAGVSRAAIETLAESFCDGIVAPLFWLLLLGLPGVWVYKAINTADSMIGHKEPRWRAFGWAAARIDDGANWIPARIAGVLVCVAGAGGWAVMKRDARAHASPNAGWPEAAMAGALGVALAGPVSYDGVTQIKPWIGRGGRSATPADIVTGLQIYARACLLLWIVAGGVAWLA; this comes from the coding sequence ATGGCTGATCCGATCGCGCTGGTGGCGCTGGCGCTCGATGCCGCGATCGGCTGGCCCGATCGGCTCTATGCCTGGGTCGGGCATCCGGTGGGCGGCTTTGCCCGGTTCCTCAATGCTTGCGAACGGCATGGCAACCGGCCCGACCGGTCCGAGGCGACCCGCCGGGCGCTGGGGGTGGCGACGATCCTGGGGCTGATCGCGCTGACTGGTGCGGCGGCATGGTGGCTGGACCGCGAGGCGCATCTGCTGTTCGGCCGATGGGGCTGGATCGCCAGTGCAGTCCTGGCCTGGCCCGCGCTGGCGCAGCGTAGCCTGTACGGGCATGTCCGCCCGGTCGCCGACGCGCTGATGCGCGGCGACCTGCCCGCCGCCCGCTCGGCGGTCGCGCGGGTGGTGGGGCGCGATACCCAAAGGCTGGATCAGGCGGGCGTGTCGCGCGCCGCGATCGAGACGCTGGCGGAGAGTTTCTGCGACGGCATCGTCGCGCCGCTCTTCTGGCTGCTGCTGCTCGGCCTGCCGGGCGTCTGGGTCTATAAGGCGATCAACACCGCCGACAGCATGATCGGGCACAAGGAGCCGCGCTGGCGCGCCTTTGGCTGGGCGGCGGCACGGATCGACGACGGCGCGAACTGGATACCGGCGCGGATCGCCGGGGTGCTGGTCTGTGTGGCGGGCGCGGGCGGCTGGGCGGTGATGAAGCGCGATGCGCGCGCCCATGCCTCGCCCAATGCGGGCTGGCCCGAGGCGGCGATGGCGGGGGCACTGGGCGTCGCGCTGGCGGGGCCGGTGAGCTATGACGGGGTGACCCAGATCAAGCCCTGGATCGGGCGCGGCGGCCGAAGCGCGACGCCCGCCGATATCGTGACGGGCTTGCAGATATATGCCCGTGCCTGCCTGTTGCTGTGGATCGTCGCGGGGGGTGTCGCATGGCTGGCGTGA
- a CDS encoding aminotransferase class I/II-fold pyridoxal phosphate-dependent enzyme, translated as MTQAEMAALTYHGGRIDAAKALFPNAPAPWLDLSTGINPVPWTPPEGLDVDAGPLPDRGALARLEALAAAHFGVAAERVAAVPGSEMALRLLPLLGVAQPIVALRPSYGTHGAIATTRVDHAALENWAGQSGSLLLANPNNPDGVVHTGGTLARLAEAQAHAGGWLILDEAFADAMPDPGFTGGARVVVLRSFGKFFGLAGVRLGFVIAAPALLSRFRGLLGDWPVSSHAMVWGGAAYADRGWIAATRLALVERAAALDAVLARHGLVATGACPLFRMVETPDAGSVFHRLAAAGILVRPFADAPQRLRFGVPASLAELARLDKVLSDG; from the coding sequence GTGACGCAAGCGGAAATGGCCGCGCTGACCTATCATGGCGGCCGGATCGATGCGGCCAAGGCGCTGTTCCCGAACGCGCCCGCGCCGTGGCTGGACCTGTCGACCGGCATCAATCCGGTTCCCTGGACGCCGCCCGAGGGGCTGGACGTCGATGCGGGGCCCTTGCCCGATCGCGGCGCGCTCGCGCGGCTGGAGGCATTGGCGGCGGCGCATTTCGGGGTCGCGGCCGAGCGCGTCGCGGCGGTGCCGGGCAGCGAGATGGCGTTGCGGCTGTTGCCGCTGCTCGGGGTGGCCCAGCCGATCGTGGCGCTTCGCCCCAGCTATGGCACGCACGGCGCGATCGCCACGACGCGGGTCGATCATGCCGCGCTGGAGAACTGGGCGGGGCAGTCGGGCAGCCTGTTGCTCGCCAATCCCAACAACCCCGATGGCGTGGTTCATACCGGCGGGACACTGGCCCGGCTGGCCGAGGCGCAGGCGCACGCGGGCGGCTGGCTGATCCTGGACGAAGCCTTTGCCGATGCGATGCCGGATCCCGGTTTCACCGGCGGCGCGCGGGTGGTGGTGCTGCGCTCGTTCGGCAAATTCTTCGGGCTGGCGGGCGTGCGGCTGGGCTTCGTGATCGCTGCGCCCGCGTTGCTGTCGCGGTTTCGCGGCCTGCTGGGCGACTGGCCGGTGTCGAGCCATGCGATGGTCTGGGGCGGCGCGGCCTATGCCGATCGCGGGTGGATCGCGGCGACTCGCCTCGCGCTGGTCGAGCGCGCGGCGGCGCTCGATGCCGTGCTGGCGCGGCACGGGCTGGTCGCGACGGGGGCGTGTCCGCTGTTCCGCATGGTCGAGACACCGGACGCGGGGTCTGTTTTCCACCGGCTGGCGGCGGCGGGGATTCTCGTCCGCCCCTTCGCCGACGCGCCCCAGCGGTTGCGTTTCGGCGTGCCCGCCTCGCTCGCGGAGCTTGCGCGGCTGGACAAGGTATTGAGTGATGGCTGA
- the cobU gene encoding bifunctional adenosylcobinamide kinase/adenosylcobinamide-phosphate guanylyltransferase yields MHTPRTILVLGGARSGKSRHAQSLAEAMTPTGCFIATAQAWDAEMRDRIARHQADRDARWTTVEAPLALPEAMAAHGRADRVLLVDCLTLWLTNLLLGEADLTAAGDALVAAIADAPGPVVLVSNEVGFGIVPDNALARRFRDAQGSLNQRLARVCDATDLVVAGLPLRLSGEK; encoded by the coding sequence ATGCACACGCCCCGCACTATCCTCGTCCTCGGCGGTGCCCGGTCGGGCAAGAGCCGCCATGCCCAGTCGCTGGCCGAGGCGATGACGCCGACCGGCTGCTTCATCGCGACGGCGCAGGCCTGGGACGCGGAGATGCGCGACCGGATTGCACGGCACCAGGCCGACCGCGACGCGCGCTGGACGACCGTGGAGGCGCCGCTCGCGCTGCCCGAGGCCATGGCCGCGCATGGCCGTGCCGACCGGGTGCTGCTGGTCGACTGCCTGACCTTGTGGCTGACCAACCTCTTGCTTGGCGAGGCCGACCTGACGGCGGCGGGGGATGCGCTGGTCGCCGCCATCGCGGACGCGCCCGGCCCCGTCGTGCTGGTCAGCAACGAGGTCGGCTTCGGCATCGTCCCCGACAATGCGCTGGCCCGCCGCTTCCGCGATGCGCAAGGGTCGCTGAACCAGCGGCTGGCGCGGGTCTGCGACGCGACCGACCTGGTGGTCGCCGGGCTGCCCCTTCGTCTTTCAGGAGAGAAATGA
- the cobO gene encoding cob(I)yrinic acid a,c-diamide adenosyltransferase: protein MRTDAEHAERMAKKKVAQDRMVAARDAEKGLVIVHTGKGKGKTTAALGMVIRAVGHGMRVGMVQFVKGAMTTGEAAVLARFPEVDFHAMGEGFTWNTQDRTRDIATARTAWDEVKRMIADPAYDLIVADELNIVLRYDYLPVDEVLEVLATKGAMTHVVITGRNAPDALIAAADLVTDMTQVKHPFREQGVKAQKGIEF, encoded by the coding sequence ATGCGAACCGACGCCGAACATGCCGAGCGCATGGCCAAGAAGAAGGTCGCGCAGGACAGGATGGTCGCCGCGCGCGACGCCGAAAAGGGGCTGGTCATCGTCCATACCGGCAAGGGCAAGGGCAAGACGACCGCCGCGCTGGGCATGGTGATCCGCGCGGTCGGCCACGGGATGCGCGTCGGCATGGTCCAGTTCGTCAAGGGCGCGATGACCACCGGCGAGGCGGCGGTGCTGGCGCGCTTTCCCGAGGTGGATTTCCACGCGATGGGCGAGGGCTTCACCTGGAACACCCAGGACCGCACCCGCGACATCGCCACCGCGCGCACCGCCTGGGACGAGGTGAAGCGGATGATCGCCGACCCGGCCTATGACCTGATCGTCGCGGACGAGCTGAACATCGTGTTGCGCTATGACTATCTGCCGGTCGACGAGGTGCTGGAGGTGCTGGCGACCAAGGGCGCGATGACCCATGTCGTCATCACGGGCCGCAACGCCCCCGACGCGCTGATCGCGGCGGCCGATCTGGTGACCGACATGACGCAGGTGAAGCATCCCTTCCGCGAACAGGGCGTGAAGGCGCAGAAGGGGATCGAGTTCTGA
- the cobF gene encoding precorrin-6A synthase (deacetylating) → MINLDLIGIGTGNPDHLTRAAEAAMRAADLILLPRKGDKAELIDLRRDICAQVLMGAEVRVVEFDLPVRAAEGAYLDTVEHWHDAIAECWAAEIAAHLPDGGRVALLVWGDPSLYDSTIRIARRLAAVERVTVVPGITSLQALCAAHAIPFNAVGAPVMVTTGRRLRKTGWPQGADSVAVMLDGGCAFTTLDQPDVAIWWGAYLGMAQQAIEFGRLADVAERIVARRAELRRAHGWIMDVYLLRRGGDLVGEGF, encoded by the coding sequence GTGATCAATCTCGACCTGATCGGCATCGGCACGGGCAATCCCGACCATCTGACCCGTGCCGCCGAGGCTGCGATGCGCGCTGCCGACCTGATCCTGCTGCCGCGTAAAGGCGATAAGGCCGAGCTGATCGACCTGCGCCGCGACATTTGCGCGCAGGTGCTGATGGGGGCTGAGGTGCGGGTGGTCGAGTTCGACCTGCCGGTGCGTGCGGCGGAGGGGGCCTATCTCGATACGGTCGAGCATTGGCATGACGCGATCGCCGAATGCTGGGCGGCGGAGATTGCCGCGCATCTGCCGGATGGCGGGCGGGTGGCGCTGCTCGTCTGGGGCGACCCCTCGCTCTATGACAGCACGATCCGCATCGCCCGGCGGCTGGCGGCGGTGGAGCGGGTGACGGTGGTGCCGGGGATCACCAGCCTCCAGGCGCTGTGCGCGGCGCATGCCATCCCGTTCAACGCGGTCGGCGCGCCGGTGATGGTGACGACCGGGCGGCGCTTGCGCAAAACGGGCTGGCCGCAGGGGGCGGATAGCGTCGCGGTGATGCTGGACGGCGGATGCGCCTTCACGACGCTCGATCAGCCGGATGTCGCGATCTGGTGGGGGGCGTATCTGGGCATGGCGCAGCAGGCGATCGAGTTCGGGCGGCTGGCGGATGTGGCCGAGCGGATCGTCGCGCGCCGGGCGGAACTGCGGCGGGCGCATGGGTGGATCATGGATGTGTACCTGCTGCGGCGCGGCGGGGATTTGGTGGGGGAGGGGTTTTGA